A genomic stretch from Empedobacter stercoris includes:
- the asnA gene encoding aspartate--ammonia ligase: MSRALLLREQAISYVKEEFSKGLQKELNIIPVSGPLVVLDGTGINDDLNSIERPVKFPIKSLNDQHAVVVHSLAKWKRIRLKELEIEPGEGIITDMRALRPDEDYSPIHSIYVDQWDWEKVIVPQDRQLAYLFQTVESIYKVIKETEQGVEAKYPRLKAILPDKITFISSEDLLQKYPTFTPKQRENAICKEFGAVFIYGIGGELSNGELHDSRAADYDDWSTENSEGFKGLNGDILVWNPILETAFELSSMGVRVDKKALTKQLEIRNSTDRKNLLFHSMLLDDQLTESIGGGIGQSRLCMFMLKSRHIGEVQASIWDGKVKEKLKEESIELL, from the coding sequence ATGAGCAGAGCATTATTACTTCGAGAACAAGCAATTTCTTATGTTAAAGAAGAATTCTCTAAAGGATTACAAAAAGAATTAAACATAATTCCTGTGTCAGGACCATTGGTAGTTTTGGATGGTACAGGAATTAATGATGATTTGAATAGTATCGAAAGACCTGTAAAATTTCCGATTAAATCTTTAAATGATCAGCATGCTGTAGTTGTACATTCTTTGGCTAAATGGAAACGTATTCGTTTGAAAGAGTTGGAGATAGAACCAGGAGAAGGAATTATAACAGATATGCGCGCATTACGCCCTGATGAAGATTATTCGCCAATACATTCTATTTATGTGGATCAATGGGATTGGGAAAAAGTAATTGTTCCTCAAGACCGTCAGTTAGCTTATCTTTTCCAAACAGTTGAATCTATTTACAAAGTAATTAAAGAAACAGAACAAGGTGTAGAGGCTAAGTATCCTCGCTTAAAAGCAATTTTACCAGATAAAATTACGTTTATTTCATCAGAAGATTTGTTACAAAAATACCCAACATTTACTCCTAAACAGCGAGAAAATGCAATTTGTAAGGAATTTGGAGCGGTGTTTATTTATGGGATTGGAGGTGAACTAAGTAACGGAGAATTACACGATTCGCGCGCTGCAGATTATGATGATTGGAGTACTGAAAATAGCGAAGGTTTTAAAGGTTTGAACGGTGATATTTTAGTATGGAACCCAATTTTGGAAACTGCTTTTGAACTTTCTTCGATGGGAGTTCGTGTAGATAAAAAAGCATTGACTAAACAACTGGAGATTAGAAACTCAACAGACCGTAAAAACTTATTATTTCACTCGATGTTATTAGACGATCAATTAACAGAATCCATAGGAGGAGGAATTGGTCAATCTCGTTTGTGTATGTTTATGTTAAAGTCGCGTCACATCGGCGAAGTACAAGCTAGTATTTGGGATGGTAAAGTAAAAGAAAAATTAAAAGAGGAAAGTATCGAATTACTATAA
- a CDS encoding LysE family translocator has product MEIIFSAILIGFLLSTILIGPVFFLLIETSLRRSWKTAVVLDLGVIAADILCIAAAYFGSKDFADYVTSHPRFYRIYIIAGFFVLIYGIFMYFSKPKLHIEGEAGFVTNNYMRTFINGFIMNLLNIGVIVFWFVIVSSIMIQYPNPRDFMLYMGVVLTTYFVIDLGKIFLAGKLQKRFTDQKVFMVRKGVGICLLIFGLIIILKGFGFFKEIDQKIENQLINQEQTS; this is encoded by the coding sequence ATGGAAATAATATTTTCGGCCATACTAATAGGTTTTTTATTGAGTACAATCCTTATTGGACCAGTATTTTTTTTGCTTATCGAAACAAGTTTACGAAGAAGCTGGAAAACCGCTGTAGTATTGGATTTGGGAGTAATAGCTGCGGATATTCTATGTATTGCTGCTGCTTATTTTGGGAGCAAAGATTTTGCAGATTATGTGACAAGCCATCCTAGATTTTATCGCATCTATATCATTGCTGGTTTCTTTGTTTTGATTTATGGAATTTTTATGTATTTCTCTAAACCTAAACTACATATAGAAGGTGAAGCAGGATTTGTAACCAATAATTATATGAGGACTTTCATCAATGGATTTATCATGAATTTATTGAATATTGGTGTGATTGTTTTTTGGTTTGTAATTGTTTCTTCAATCATGATTCAATATCCAAATCCAAGAGATTTTATGCTGTATATGGGCGTTGTTTTGACGACCTATTTTGTAATAGATTTGGGTAAAATATTTTTGGCAGGGAAGCTACAGAAACGTTTTACCGATCAAAAAGTATTTATGGTGCGAAAAGGAGTTGGTATTTGTCTATTAATCTTTGGACTAATTATCATTCTGAAAGGTTTCGGATTCTTTAAAGAAATTGATCAAAAGATAGAGAATCAGCTCATTAATCAAGAACAAACAAGTTAG
- a CDS encoding glycosyltransferase family 25 protein, with amino-acid sequence MDTKPLYQTYLINLDRAEERLKLMQNEFDKCAVSYERISAVDAKTMDVTTYKVDNKYDRDLVPGEIGCYLSHVKTLEVFLASKNEFAVIIEDDAIMADDFKSVIENSLSMYHQLPKKHQWDVLKLFNGKRKHIKIAEIDEKHILAACGTSIPITTIAAIWTRFAAEKFLAKIKNPLPTIKRPIDCDLQHAWEFDLRIYNILPSLVKPAPVETQIQIDRSLRKSKFPRQLIYEVNRIFPKYLYLIKHHGFRNFYDSFIAKKNKRIS; translated from the coding sequence ATGGATACTAAACCTTTATATCAAACTTATTTGATTAATTTAGATCGTGCAGAAGAACGATTGAAATTAATGCAAAACGAATTCGATAAATGTGCTGTTTCATACGAAAGAATTTCTGCTGTAGATGCTAAAACCATGGATGTTACTACTTATAAAGTGGATAACAAATATGATCGTGATTTGGTTCCTGGAGAAATTGGTTGTTATTTAAGTCATGTCAAAACATTAGAAGTTTTCTTGGCTTCCAAAAACGAATTTGCCGTTATTATTGAAGATGACGCCATAATGGCGGATGATTTTAAATCTGTTATAGAGAACTCTCTTTCGATGTATCACCAACTTCCCAAAAAACATCAATGGGATGTTCTGAAGTTATTTAACGGAAAAAGAAAACACATTAAGATAGCAGAAATAGACGAAAAACATATTTTGGCGGCTTGCGGAACAAGTATTCCGATTACAACGATTGCTGCGATTTGGACTCGTTTTGCTGCAGAAAAATTTTTAGCCAAAATTAAAAATCCTTTACCAACAATCAAACGACCTATTGACTGTGATTTGCAACATGCGTGGGAATTTGATTTAAGAATTTATAATATTCTTCCATCACTTGTTAAACCTGCGCCAGTAGAAACTCAAATTCAAATTGATAGATCGTTAAGAAAATCAAAATTTCCAAGACAATTGATTTATGAAGTAAATCGAATTTTTCCCAAATATCTCTATTTAATTAAGCATCATGGTTTCAGAAATTTTTATGATAGTTTTATCGCAAAGAAAAACAAACGCATTTCTTAA
- a CDS encoding alkaline phosphatase family protein produces MKYTFLIVALFSNFLFAQEPKVIVITMDGVRWKEVVRGADKYLINRPNFTSSMNYHKEKYFVEDSLQRRKLLMPFTWNYIAKKGVILGNRDEKNHVNLTNKPLWSYPGYNEIITGKHDDINIINNDDILNPNVSIFEYVNNIPTYNQKVMVVGSWKMFTYIFNQNRSKLLINSGYQHSFNPKPTGKELYLNKLQDLTPKLWQNTRYDIFTHEYALEAMKNQKPHLLFIGYGEPDDFGHDEDYDQYITSINRNDRMIEELWNYVQSDPFYKDQTTIIVTTDHGRGNGRQWSEHYDEILGSDEGFILMIGNGINPKKFKQKQTYLNQIASTIADLMKVKTWNYKDSGKSLLK; encoded by the coding sequence ATGAAATATACATTTCTTATTGTTGCTTTATTCTCTAATTTTCTTTTTGCACAAGAACCAAAAGTTATCGTCATAACTATGGATGGAGTAAGGTGGAAAGAAGTTGTTCGTGGTGCTGATAAATACTTAATTAATCGTCCAAATTTTACCTCTTCAATGAATTATCATAAAGAAAAATATTTTGTTGAAGATTCTCTACAACGTAGAAAATTATTAATGCCTTTTACATGGAACTATATTGCAAAAAAAGGTGTTATTCTAGGAAACAGAGACGAAAAAAATCATGTCAATTTAACGAATAAACCACTTTGGTCGTATCCTGGTTATAATGAAATTATTACTGGAAAACATGATGATATTAACATTATTAACAACGATGATATTTTAAATCCTAATGTTTCAATTTTTGAATATGTAAATAACATTCCGACTTATAATCAAAAAGTTATGGTAGTTGGAAGCTGGAAAATGTTTACGTATATATTCAATCAGAATCGATCAAAGCTATTAATCAATTCTGGTTATCAACATAGTTTTAATCCAAAACCTACTGGAAAAGAACTTTATTTAAATAAATTACAAGATTTAACACCAAAACTTTGGCAAAACACTCGTTACGATATCTTTACACATGAATATGCGTTAGAAGCTATGAAAAATCAAAAACCTCATTTACTTTTTATAGGATATGGTGAGCCTGATGATTTTGGACATGATGAAGATTACGATCAATATATTACTTCAATAAACCGCAATGATAGAATGATTGAGGAATTATGGAATTATGTACAAAGCGATCCATTCTATAAAGATCAAACAACTATTATTGTAACAACTGATCACGGACGTGGAAATGGAAGACAATGGTCAGAACATTATGATGAAATTCTTGGATCAGACGAAGGTTTTATATTGATGATTGGAAATGGGATTAATCCTAAAAAATTCAAACAGAAACAAACTTATCTCAATCAAATTGCCTCTACAATTGCTGATTTAATGAAAGTAAAAACATGGAATTATAAGGATTCTGGAAAGTCGTTATTGAAGTAA
- a CDS encoding phosphoglycerate kinase — MKTINDYNFENKKALIRVDFNVPQDENLNVTDDTRIRAAKPTIDRVLKDGGAVVLMSHLGRPKGEFNDKYSLKHIASKVSEILGVDVIVANDVIGDDAKQKVNNLKSGQVVLLENVRFHKEEEAGDKDFAQALAQFGDIYVNDAFGTAHRAHASTAIIADFFPENKCFGLLMEQELTAINKVLADGEKPVTAILGGAKVSSKITIINNILPVIDNLIIGGGMTYTFVKANGGKIGNSLVEDDKLDLAKEILAECEKHNVKVYLPIDNLIADNFSNEANTQVTKVGEIPDGWMGMDVADETIKQNAEVIKNSKTILWNGPLGVFEMSNFAKGTVALGDAIAEATANGAFSLVGGGDSVAFVKQFGYDNKVSYVSTGGGAMLESLEGKELPGVAAILN; from the coding sequence ATGAAAACAATCAACGACTACAATTTCGAAAATAAAAAAGCATTAATCCGTGTAGATTTCAATGTTCCACAAGACGAAAACTTAAATGTTACCGATGATACACGAATTAGAGCTGCCAAACCAACGATCGATAGGGTATTGAAAGATGGTGGAGCAGTTGTCTTAATGAGTCATCTGGGACGTCCAAAAGGAGAATTCAATGATAAATATTCATTAAAACACATTGCCTCTAAAGTTTCAGAAATTCTTGGCGTTGATGTAATTGTTGCAAATGACGTTATTGGCGATGATGCAAAACAAAAAGTTAATAATCTAAAATCAGGCCAAGTTGTATTATTAGAAAACGTCCGTTTCCACAAAGAAGAAGAAGCTGGTGACAAAGATTTTGCACAAGCTTTGGCTCAATTTGGAGATATTTACGTGAATGATGCTTTCGGAACAGCACATCGTGCACATGCTTCTACAGCAATTATTGCAGATTTTTTCCCAGAAAATAAATGTTTTGGTTTGTTAATGGAACAAGAGTTAACAGCTATTAACAAAGTGTTAGCTGATGGTGAAAAACCTGTAACAGCGATACTTGGAGGAGCTAAAGTGTCTTCTAAAATTACAATTATCAACAATATTTTACCAGTTATTGATAACTTGATTATTGGTGGAGGAATGACATATACTTTCGTTAAAGCGAATGGAGGAAAAATTGGAAATTCGTTGGTTGAAGACGATAAATTAGATTTAGCGAAAGAAATTTTAGCTGAATGTGAAAAACATAACGTAAAAGTATATTTGCCAATCGATAATTTGATTGCTGATAATTTTAGTAACGAAGCGAATACACAAGTGACAAAAGTTGGTGAGATTCCTGATGGATGGATGGGAATGGATGTTGCTGATGAAACAATCAAACAAAATGCAGAAGTGATTAAAAATTCGAAAACAATACTTTGGAATGGTCCTTTAGGTGTTTTTGAAATGTCAAATTTCGCAAAAGGAACGGTTGCTTTAGGTGATGCAATTGCAGAAGCTACAGCAAATGGCGCTTTCTCTTTAGTTGGCGGAGGAGATTCTGTTGCTTTCGTAAAACAATTTGGTTACGACAACAAAGTGAGTTACGTTTCAACTGGAGGTGGTGCAATGTTAGAATCACTTGAAGGTAAAGAATTACCAGGAGTTGCTGCAATTCTAAATTAA
- the rnr gene encoding ribonuclease R, which produces MPRKNFKNTKAKKDKNITKFTKSIIEVLFQNPNKPLNYKQIAAALNLTNRIDVELLIKNLNVLLADKKITEVERGKYKINATNDYMVGIADLTSSGSAYIVIDGLEQDVFVQKGKTKNALKGDTVRVYVYPKKNKNSSRAEGEIVEIVERNKTEFTGIFELGKNGNFGFVTMQNGNHDFFIPKERINGAQSGEKVVVRLTNWPEGSNSPFGEVSKVLGNPDDTDVEIHAILFEYDLPAKFPEEVEEEANQLDTTIGENEVARRRDMRNVTTFTIDPKDAKDFDDALSIRKLNNGNWEIGVHIADVTHYVRPGSLIEQEAYKRATSVYLVDRVVPMLPEVLSNVACSLRPNEDKFTFSGVFEMDDNAKIVNTWFGRTVTHSDRRFTYEEAQAIIEGEDGDFKDEILALDRLAKTMRQKRLKHGAVNFDKVEVKFDLDQAHNPQGIFFKISKDSNKLIEEFMLLCNRKVSEFISLDKNGKENSNTYIYRIHDDPNPDKLLDLKNFIRQFGYELEIGDRKTTINSMNKLLADVKGKPEENMVETLAMRTMAKAKYTTENIGHYGLAFDYYTHFTSPIRRYPDMIAHRLLQDYLDGKKSPLASTYEEKAKHCSSREKIAAEAERESIKYMQVKYMEQFVGQTFDAFITGVQDYGIFVEIPETRCEGLIRSRAMKGDHFVFDEKNHALVGKRTRVKYQLGSPVRIKVLSADLIKKQLDFELVDA; this is translated from the coding sequence ATGCCAAGAAAAAATTTTAAAAATACAAAGGCGAAAAAAGACAAAAACATAACAAAGTTTACGAAGTCTATCATCGAAGTTTTATTTCAAAATCCAAATAAACCTTTAAATTACAAACAAATCGCAGCAGCTTTAAATTTAACGAATCGAATTGATGTCGAATTATTAATCAAAAATTTGAATGTTTTATTAGCTGATAAAAAAATAACTGAAGTCGAAAGAGGAAAATACAAGATTAATGCAACCAATGATTATATGGTTGGAATTGCCGATTTAACTTCTTCGGGAAGTGCTTACATTGTGATTGATGGTTTGGAACAAGATGTTTTTGTACAAAAAGGAAAAACAAAAAATGCCTTAAAGGGCGACACAGTTCGTGTTTATGTTTATCCTAAAAAGAACAAAAATTCTTCTCGTGCAGAAGGTGAAATTGTTGAAATTGTAGAACGTAATAAAACAGAATTTACTGGAATTTTCGAATTAGGAAAAAACGGAAATTTTGGATTTGTAACGATGCAAAATGGAAATCACGATTTTTTTATTCCAAAAGAGCGTATTAATGGAGCTCAATCAGGAGAAAAAGTTGTGGTTCGTTTAACGAATTGGCCAGAAGGTTCTAATTCTCCGTTTGGAGAAGTTTCTAAAGTTTTAGGAAATCCAGACGATACAGATGTTGAAATTCATGCAATTTTATTTGAATATGATTTACCAGCTAAATTTCCGGAAGAAGTAGAGGAAGAAGCAAATCAGTTGGATACAACTATCGGAGAAAATGAAGTTGCCCGTCGCCGAGATATGCGAAATGTAACAACATTTACGATTGATCCGAAGGATGCAAAAGATTTTGATGATGCTTTATCTATACGTAAATTGAATAATGGAAATTGGGAAATTGGTGTGCATATTGCCGATGTCACACATTATGTTCGTCCAGGTTCGTTAATCGAGCAAGAAGCTTACAAACGTGCAACTTCTGTTTATTTAGTTGATAGAGTAGTACCAATGTTACCAGAAGTTTTGTCGAATGTTGCCTGTTCTTTACGTCCAAACGAAGATAAATTTACCTTTTCAGGAGTATTTGAAATGGACGACAATGCGAAGATTGTAAACACGTGGTTTGGTCGAACTGTAACGCATTCGGACAGACGTTTTACATACGAAGAAGCACAAGCTATTATCGAAGGAGAAGATGGAGATTTTAAAGATGAGATTTTAGCTTTAGACCGTTTAGCGAAAACAATGCGCCAAAAGCGATTGAAACATGGAGCAGTTAACTTTGATAAAGTTGAAGTAAAATTCGATTTGGATCAAGCGCATAATCCACAAGGAATTTTCTTTAAAATTTCGAAAGATTCGAATAAACTAATTGAAGAATTCATGTTGTTATGTAACCGAAAAGTTTCAGAATTTATTAGTTTAGATAAAAACGGCAAAGAGAACTCGAATACTTATATTTATCGTATTCACGATGATCCAAACCCAGATAAGTTACTAGATTTAAAGAATTTTATTCGTCAGTTTGGTTACGAATTAGAAATTGGAGATCGTAAAACAACCATCAATTCGATGAATAAATTGTTAGCTGATGTAAAAGGCAAACCAGAAGAAAATATGGTTGAGACTTTGGCAATGCGAACAATGGCAAAAGCTAAATATACAACAGAAAATATAGGACATTACGGTTTAGCATTCGATTATTATACTCATTTTACGTCGCCTATTCGTCGTTATCCAGATATGATTGCACACCGTTTGTTACAAGATTATTTGGATGGTAAAAAATCGCCATTAGCTTCTACCTATGAAGAGAAGGCAAAACATTGTTCTTCTCGTGAGAAAATTGCAGCAGAAGCCGAAAGAGAATCGATTAAATACATGCAAGTTAAATACATGGAGCAATTCGTAGGTCAAACTTTTGATGCGTTTATTACAGGAGTTCAGGATTATGGAATATTCGTTGAAATTCCAGAAACTCGTTGCGAAGGATTAATCAGATCGCGTGCGATGAAAGGTGATCATTTTGTTTTTGATGAAAAAAATCATGCCTTAGTTGGAAAACGTACACGAGTTAAATATCAATTAGGAAGCCCAGTTAGAATCAAAGTTTTAAGTGCAGATTTAATTAAGAAGCAATTAGATTTTGAATTGGTTGATGCTTAA
- the rpiB gene encoding ribose 5-phosphate isomerase B codes for MKIAIGADHAGFDYKEKLVPFLTSQGFEVEDFGTFSTASVDYPDFAHPTAQAVEDGKADFGILICGSAQGVTITANKHQGIRAALCWMTDIARLARQHNNANVLTLPARFIAYEYAEEIVNTFLATEFEGGRHQGRVDKIACSCNG; via the coding sequence ATGAAAATTGCAATCGGAGCGGACCATGCTGGGTTCGATTATAAGGAGAAATTAGTACCCTTTTTAACAAGTCAAGGATTTGAGGTTGAGGATTTTGGAACGTTCTCAACAGCAAGTGTTGATTACCCTGATTTTGCACATCCAACGGCACAAGCTGTAGAAGATGGAAAAGCAGATTTCGGAATTTTGATTTGTGGTAGTGCGCAAGGCGTTACCATAACTGCAAATAAACACCAAGGAATTCGTGCTGCATTGTGTTGGATGACGGATATAGCTCGTTTGGCTCGTCAACACAATAATGCAAATGTATTGACTTTGCCTGCTCGTTTTATTGCGTATGAATATGCAGAAGAAATTGTGAATACATTTTTAGCAACAGAATTTGAAGGTGGTAGACACCAAGGACGTGTAGATAAAATAGCGTGTTCTTGTAACGGATAA